The following are encoded together in the Lagopus muta isolate bLagMut1 chromosome 7, bLagMut1 primary, whole genome shotgun sequence genome:
- the KIF9 gene encoding kinesin-like protein KIF9 isoform X5: MHAAEKKVRAFVRVKPTAHFAQDVIKFGPDNKSIDIYIKKDAKKGVVNNKQTDWSFRLDGVLHNTSQELTYETVAKKLVSEALTGYNGTIMCYGQTGAGKTYTMTGATAEYKHRGIIPRAVQQVFKAIACSVDSFITVRISYLEIYNETLCDLLSTTTSSGASDVQMAVVDCPQGVYVKGLSIHSVSDEEDALNLLFEGETNRVIAEHSLNKNSSRSHCIFTIYIETRVRVLSDIRCINSKINLIDLAGSERLSKTGSEGRVLKEAAYINKSLSFLEQIIIALADPKREHIPFRQSKLTHVLKDALGGKCNTVLVANICGEALHVEETLSSLRFATRMKWITTEPVVNVTYDSEGTVKTLEKEISLLKQELAMHDSLVNRSLVTYGPLTDVQVAEIKSQIHKYLQGTIDEIDIMNFRQVQEVFRQFKLIVSWV; encoded by the exons ATGCATGCAGCTGAAAAGAAAGTCCGTGCCTTTGTGCGAGTCAAGCCAACAGCTCATTTTGCTCAAGATGTGATCAAGTTTGGGCCAGACAACAAG AGCATAGATATATACATCAAAAAAGATGCCAAGAAGGGAGTTGTGAATAACAAACAGACCGACTGGTCCTTCAGACTGGATGGTGTCCTTCACAATACCTCCCAGGAACTGACGTATGAGACTGTAGCTAAGAAATTGGTGTCTGAAGCTTTAACTGGCTATAATG GTACAATAATGTGCTATGGGCAAACAGGGGCTGGTAAAACTTACACAATGACTGGAGCAACTGCAGAGTACAAGCATCGAGGCATCATACCCCGAGCTGTGCAGCAG GTCTTCAAAGCAATCGCGTGTTCTGTTGATTCATTCATCACTGTCAGGATATCCTACTTGGAAATCTACAACGAGACACTGTGTGACCTTCTGTCCACCACGACAAGCAGTGGGGCCAGTGACGTGCAGATGGCTGTAGTGGATTGCCCACAGGGTGTTTATGTGAAAGGCTTATCTATACATTCTGTTAGCGACGAGGAGGATGCTCTCAATCTCCTTTTTGAG GGTGAGACCAACAGAGTGATAGCAGAACACTCGCTGAATAAAAATTCCTCCAGATCTCATTGCATCTTTACTATCTATATTGAG aCTCGTGTCAGAGTTCTCTCAGATATCAGATGCATTAATTCTAAGATCAACTTAATAGACTTGGCAGGATCTGAGAGACTGAGCAAGACTGGA TCTGAAGGCCGGGTGCTGAAGGAAGCCGCGTACATCAACAAGTCTCTGTCATTCCTTGAGCAAATCATCATTGCCCTGGCTGACCCGAAGAGGGAGCACATCCCCTTCCGGCAGAGCAAGCTTACCCACGTTCTCAAGGACGCCTTAG GGGGAAAATGCAATACTGTCCTAGTGGCCAATATCTGTGGGGAAGCTCTGCATGTAGAGGAGACT ttGTCTTCTCTTCGTTTTGCTACCAGAATGAAATGGATCACAACAGAGCCAGTCGTTAATGTGACATACGACTCAGAG GGAACAGTGAAGACTTTGGAGAAGGAAATCAGTCTTCTGAAGCAGGAGCTGGCCATGCATGACAGCTTG GTAAATCGTTCTTTGGTGACTTATGGCCCTCTGACTGATGTCCAGGTAGCAGAGATTAAATCTCAAATCCATAAATATCTACAAGGAACCATTGATGAAATTGAT ATAATGAACTTCAGGCAAGTCCAGGAGGTATTTAGGCAGTTCAAGCTGATTGTAAG TTGGGTATAG
- the KIF9 gene encoding kinesin-like protein KIF9 isoform X2 translates to MHAAEKKVRAFVRVKPTAHFAQDVIKFGPDNKSIDIYIKKDAKKGVVNNKQTDWSFRLDGVLHNTSQELTYETVAKKLVSEALTGYNGTIMCYGQTGAGKTYTMTGATAEYKHRGIIPRAVQQVFKAIACSVDSFITVRISYLEIYNETLCDLLSTTTSSGASDVQMAVVDCPQGVYVKGLSIHSVSDEEDALNLLFEGETNRVIAEHSLNKNSSRSHCIFTIYIETRVRVLSDIRCINSKINLIDLAGSERLSKTGSEGRVLKEAAYINKSLSFLEQIIIALADPKREHIPFRQSKLTHVLKDALGGKCNTVLVANICGEALHVEETLSSLRFATRMKWITTEPVVNVTYDSEGTVKTLEKEISLLKQELAMHDSLVNRSLVTYGPLTDVQVAEIKSQIHKYLQGTIDEIDIMNFRQVQEVFRQFKLIVRQQEGEVETRLRSKYVLIDKNDFAAIAAAQKLGIVDVDHHLLKRRDVETRPTPVSPKPDEKKKKFRTSSEQFKKEGTKSFFSGRDQAAHLPSKSQVVIPTKNLDVKEKARNEDTAKNDAQPSKPVSEEISQRPSSPPSRAVAFEQFKEECGSEINRIFKENKSILLARRKRSSTVARRINTIKQEMEDIKKALEAQRQERSQQGEYVDEKGRLIIDEKEFLLIMKLKDLKEEYRCSYAELQDLKAEIQYCQHLVDRCRNKLISEFEIWYSESFLIPTYVQNALKPSGNIRPGMIPINRVMCLKGVQRVLKLIIDRFLLSY, encoded by the exons ATGCATGCAGCTGAAAAGAAAGTCCGTGCCTTTGTGCGAGTCAAGCCAACAGCTCATTTTGCTCAAGATGTGATCAAGTTTGGGCCAGACAACAAG AGCATAGATATATACATCAAAAAAGATGCCAAGAAGGGAGTTGTGAATAACAAACAGACCGACTGGTCCTTCAGACTGGATGGTGTCCTTCACAATACCTCCCAGGAACTGACGTATGAGACTGTAGCTAAGAAATTGGTGTCTGAAGCTTTAACTGGCTATAATG GTACAATAATGTGCTATGGGCAAACAGGGGCTGGTAAAACTTACACAATGACTGGAGCAACTGCAGAGTACAAGCATCGAGGCATCATACCCCGAGCTGTGCAGCAG GTCTTCAAAGCAATCGCGTGTTCTGTTGATTCATTCATCACTGTCAGGATATCCTACTTGGAAATCTACAACGAGACACTGTGTGACCTTCTGTCCACCACGACAAGCAGTGGGGCCAGTGACGTGCAGATGGCTGTAGTGGATTGCCCACAGGGTGTTTATGTGAAAGGCTTATCTATACATTCTGTTAGCGACGAGGAGGATGCTCTCAATCTCCTTTTTGAG GGTGAGACCAACAGAGTGATAGCAGAACACTCGCTGAATAAAAATTCCTCCAGATCTCATTGCATCTTTACTATCTATATTGAG aCTCGTGTCAGAGTTCTCTCAGATATCAGATGCATTAATTCTAAGATCAACTTAATAGACTTGGCAGGATCTGAGAGACTGAGCAAGACTGGA TCTGAAGGCCGGGTGCTGAAGGAAGCCGCGTACATCAACAAGTCTCTGTCATTCCTTGAGCAAATCATCATTGCCCTGGCTGACCCGAAGAGGGAGCACATCCCCTTCCGGCAGAGCAAGCTTACCCACGTTCTCAAGGACGCCTTAG GGGGAAAATGCAATACTGTCCTAGTGGCCAATATCTGTGGGGAAGCTCTGCATGTAGAGGAGACT ttGTCTTCTCTTCGTTTTGCTACCAGAATGAAATGGATCACAACAGAGCCAGTCGTTAATGTGACATACGACTCAGAG GGAACAGTGAAGACTTTGGAGAAGGAAATCAGTCTTCTGAAGCAGGAGCTGGCCATGCATGACAGCTTG GTAAATCGTTCTTTGGTGACTTATGGCCCTCTGACTGATGTCCAGGTAGCAGAGATTAAATCTCAAATCCATAAATATCTACAAGGAACCATTGATGAAATTGAT ATAATGAACTTCAGGCAAGTCCAGGAGGTATTTAGGCAGTTCAAGCTGATTGTAAG aCAACAGGAAGGTGAAGTGGAAACCAGATTACGAAGCAAGTATGTTCTGATAGACAAAAACGACTTTGCTGCtattgctgctgctcagaag TTGGGTATAGTTGATGTGGATCACCATTTGTTGAAGAGACGAGATGTGGAGACCAGACCTACCCCAGTTTCACCCAAACCTGatgagaagaagaagaaattcaggACAAGCAGTGAGCAGTTCAA gaaggaaggaactaaaagcttcttttctgggagagaccaggctgctcacttACCATCAAAAAGTCAGGTAGTCATTCCCACCAAGAATTTGGatgtgaaagagaaagcaaggaatGAGGATACAGCAAAAAATGATGCACAGCCCTCAAAGCCAGTCTCTGAGGAGATTTCCCAGCGGCCCAG CTCCCCTCCATCCAGGGCAGTGGCATTTGAGCAATTTAAGGAGGAGTGTGGAAGTGAGATCAACAGGATctttaaagagaacaaaagcatcCTCCTCGccaggaggaagagaagcagtACGGTTGCCCGGAGGATCAACACCATCAAACAGGAAATGGAGGACATCAAAAAGGCTCTGGAGGCTCAGAGGCAGGAGCGGTCGCAGCAGG GAGAGTATGTTGATGAGAAAGGACGCCTCATCATTGATGAGAAGGAGTTTTTACTCATCATGAAGCTAAAGGACCTGAAGGAAGAGTACAGATGTAGCTATGCTGAACTGCAGGACCTGAAGGCAGAAATCCAGTACTGCCAGCACCTGGTGGACCGGTGCAGGAACAAACTCATCTCAG AGTTTGAGATCTGGTACAGTGAGTCTTTCCTCATCCCCACGTATGTGCAGAATGCCCTGAAGCCCAGTGGCAACATCAGACCTGGAATGATTCCCATAAACAGAGTGATGTGCCTG
- the KIF9 gene encoding kinesin-like protein KIF9 isoform X1 gives MHAAEKKVRAFVRVKPTAHFAQDVIKFGPDNKSIDIYIKKDAKKGVVNNKQTDWSFRLDGVLHNTSQELTYETVAKKLVSEALTGYNGTIMCYGQTGAGKTYTMTGATAEYKHRGIIPRAVQQVFKAIACSVDSFITVRISYLEIYNETLCDLLSTTTSSGASDVQMAVVDCPQGVYVKGLSIHSVSDEEDALNLLFEGETNRVIAEHSLNKNSSRSHCIFTIYIETRVRVLSDIRCINSKINLIDLAGSERLSKTGSEGRVLKEAAYINKSLSFLEQIIIALADPKREHIPFRQSKLTHVLKDALGGKCNTVLVANICGEALHVEETLSSLRFATRMKWITTEPVVNVTYDSEGTVKTLEKEISLLKQELAMHDSLVNRSLVTYGPLTDVQVAEIKSQIHKYLQGTIDEIDIMNFRQVQEVFRQFKLIVRQQEGEVETRLRSKYVLIDKNDFAAIAAAQKLGIVDVDHHLLKRRDVETRPTPVSPKPDEKKKKFRTSSEQFKKEGTKSFFSGRDQAAHLPSKSQVVIPTKNLDVKEKARNEDTAKNDAQPSKPVSEEISQRPSSPPSRAVAFEQFKEECGSEINRIFKENKSILLARRKRSSTVARRINTIKQEMEDIKKALEAQRQERSQQGEYVDEKGRLIIDEKEFLLIMKLKDLKEEYRCSYAELQDLKAEIQYCQHLVDRCRNKLISEFEIWYSESFLIPTYVQNALKPSGNIRPGMIPINRVMCLEEDEQERFERMQEAMLPAGPDSVSFYKAKMKTDQKHAYNRAMSSLKLMHKKPGHITAAGKDRALPFLHVT, from the exons ATGCATGCAGCTGAAAAGAAAGTCCGTGCCTTTGTGCGAGTCAAGCCAACAGCTCATTTTGCTCAAGATGTGATCAAGTTTGGGCCAGACAACAAG AGCATAGATATATACATCAAAAAAGATGCCAAGAAGGGAGTTGTGAATAACAAACAGACCGACTGGTCCTTCAGACTGGATGGTGTCCTTCACAATACCTCCCAGGAACTGACGTATGAGACTGTAGCTAAGAAATTGGTGTCTGAAGCTTTAACTGGCTATAATG GTACAATAATGTGCTATGGGCAAACAGGGGCTGGTAAAACTTACACAATGACTGGAGCAACTGCAGAGTACAAGCATCGAGGCATCATACCCCGAGCTGTGCAGCAG GTCTTCAAAGCAATCGCGTGTTCTGTTGATTCATTCATCACTGTCAGGATATCCTACTTGGAAATCTACAACGAGACACTGTGTGACCTTCTGTCCACCACGACAAGCAGTGGGGCCAGTGACGTGCAGATGGCTGTAGTGGATTGCCCACAGGGTGTTTATGTGAAAGGCTTATCTATACATTCTGTTAGCGACGAGGAGGATGCTCTCAATCTCCTTTTTGAG GGTGAGACCAACAGAGTGATAGCAGAACACTCGCTGAATAAAAATTCCTCCAGATCTCATTGCATCTTTACTATCTATATTGAG aCTCGTGTCAGAGTTCTCTCAGATATCAGATGCATTAATTCTAAGATCAACTTAATAGACTTGGCAGGATCTGAGAGACTGAGCAAGACTGGA TCTGAAGGCCGGGTGCTGAAGGAAGCCGCGTACATCAACAAGTCTCTGTCATTCCTTGAGCAAATCATCATTGCCCTGGCTGACCCGAAGAGGGAGCACATCCCCTTCCGGCAGAGCAAGCTTACCCACGTTCTCAAGGACGCCTTAG GGGGAAAATGCAATACTGTCCTAGTGGCCAATATCTGTGGGGAAGCTCTGCATGTAGAGGAGACT ttGTCTTCTCTTCGTTTTGCTACCAGAATGAAATGGATCACAACAGAGCCAGTCGTTAATGTGACATACGACTCAGAG GGAACAGTGAAGACTTTGGAGAAGGAAATCAGTCTTCTGAAGCAGGAGCTGGCCATGCATGACAGCTTG GTAAATCGTTCTTTGGTGACTTATGGCCCTCTGACTGATGTCCAGGTAGCAGAGATTAAATCTCAAATCCATAAATATCTACAAGGAACCATTGATGAAATTGAT ATAATGAACTTCAGGCAAGTCCAGGAGGTATTTAGGCAGTTCAAGCTGATTGTAAG aCAACAGGAAGGTGAAGTGGAAACCAGATTACGAAGCAAGTATGTTCTGATAGACAAAAACGACTTTGCTGCtattgctgctgctcagaag TTGGGTATAGTTGATGTGGATCACCATTTGTTGAAGAGACGAGATGTGGAGACCAGACCTACCCCAGTTTCACCCAAACCTGatgagaagaagaagaaattcaggACAAGCAGTGAGCAGTTCAA gaaggaaggaactaaaagcttcttttctgggagagaccaggctgctcacttACCATCAAAAAGTCAGGTAGTCATTCCCACCAAGAATTTGGatgtgaaagagaaagcaaggaatGAGGATACAGCAAAAAATGATGCACAGCCCTCAAAGCCAGTCTCTGAGGAGATTTCCCAGCGGCCCAG CTCCCCTCCATCCAGGGCAGTGGCATTTGAGCAATTTAAGGAGGAGTGTGGAAGTGAGATCAACAGGATctttaaagagaacaaaagcatcCTCCTCGccaggaggaagagaagcagtACGGTTGCCCGGAGGATCAACACCATCAAACAGGAAATGGAGGACATCAAAAAGGCTCTGGAGGCTCAGAGGCAGGAGCGGTCGCAGCAGG GAGAGTATGTTGATGAGAAAGGACGCCTCATCATTGATGAGAAGGAGTTTTTACTCATCATGAAGCTAAAGGACCTGAAGGAAGAGTACAGATGTAGCTATGCTGAACTGCAGGACCTGAAGGCAGAAATCCAGTACTGCCAGCACCTGGTGGACCGGTGCAGGAACAAACTCATCTCAG AGTTTGAGATCTGGTACAGTGAGTCTTTCCTCATCCCCACGTATGTGCAGAATGCCCTGAAGCCCAGTGGCAACATCAGACCTGGAATGATTCCCATAAACAGAGTGATGTGCCTG
- the KIF9 gene encoding kinesin-like protein KIF9 isoform X3, producing the protein MHAAEKKVRAFVRVKPTAHFAQDVIKFGPDNKSIDIYIKKDAKKGVVNNKQTDWSFRLDGVLHNTSQELTYETVAKKLVSEALTGYNGTIMCYGQTGAGKTYTMTGATAEYKHRGIIPRAVQQGETNRVIAEHSLNKNSSRSHCIFTIYIETRVRVLSDIRCINSKINLIDLAGSERLSKTGSEGRVLKEAAYINKSLSFLEQIIIALADPKREHIPFRQSKLTHVLKDALGGKCNTVLVANICGEALHVEETLSSLRFATRMKWITTEPVVNVTYDSEGTVKTLEKEISLLKQELAMHDSLVNRSLVTYGPLTDVQVAEIKSQIHKYLQGTIDEIDIMNFRQVQEVFRQFKLIVRQQEGEVETRLRSKYVLIDKNDFAAIAAAQKLGIVDVDHHLLKRRDVETRPTPVSPKPDEKKKKFRTSSEQFKKEGTKSFFSGRDQAAHLPSKSQVVIPTKNLDVKEKARNEDTAKNDAQPSKPVSEEISQRPSSPPSRAVAFEQFKEECGSEINRIFKENKSILLARRKRSSTVARRINTIKQEMEDIKKALEAQRQERSQQGEYVDEKGRLIIDEKEFLLIMKLKDLKEEYRCSYAELQDLKAEIQYCQHLVDRCRNKLISEFEIWYSESFLIPTYVQNALKPSGNIRPGMIPINRVMCLEEDEQERFERMQEAMLPAGPDSVSFYKAKMKTDQKHAYNRAMSSLKLMHKKPGHITAAGKDRALPFLHVT; encoded by the exons ATGCATGCAGCTGAAAAGAAAGTCCGTGCCTTTGTGCGAGTCAAGCCAACAGCTCATTTTGCTCAAGATGTGATCAAGTTTGGGCCAGACAACAAG AGCATAGATATATACATCAAAAAAGATGCCAAGAAGGGAGTTGTGAATAACAAACAGACCGACTGGTCCTTCAGACTGGATGGTGTCCTTCACAATACCTCCCAGGAACTGACGTATGAGACTGTAGCTAAGAAATTGGTGTCTGAAGCTTTAACTGGCTATAATG GTACAATAATGTGCTATGGGCAAACAGGGGCTGGTAAAACTTACACAATGACTGGAGCAACTGCAGAGTACAAGCATCGAGGCATCATACCCCGAGCTGTGCAGCAG GGTGAGACCAACAGAGTGATAGCAGAACACTCGCTGAATAAAAATTCCTCCAGATCTCATTGCATCTTTACTATCTATATTGAG aCTCGTGTCAGAGTTCTCTCAGATATCAGATGCATTAATTCTAAGATCAACTTAATAGACTTGGCAGGATCTGAGAGACTGAGCAAGACTGGA TCTGAAGGCCGGGTGCTGAAGGAAGCCGCGTACATCAACAAGTCTCTGTCATTCCTTGAGCAAATCATCATTGCCCTGGCTGACCCGAAGAGGGAGCACATCCCCTTCCGGCAGAGCAAGCTTACCCACGTTCTCAAGGACGCCTTAG GGGGAAAATGCAATACTGTCCTAGTGGCCAATATCTGTGGGGAAGCTCTGCATGTAGAGGAGACT ttGTCTTCTCTTCGTTTTGCTACCAGAATGAAATGGATCACAACAGAGCCAGTCGTTAATGTGACATACGACTCAGAG GGAACAGTGAAGACTTTGGAGAAGGAAATCAGTCTTCTGAAGCAGGAGCTGGCCATGCATGACAGCTTG GTAAATCGTTCTTTGGTGACTTATGGCCCTCTGACTGATGTCCAGGTAGCAGAGATTAAATCTCAAATCCATAAATATCTACAAGGAACCATTGATGAAATTGAT ATAATGAACTTCAGGCAAGTCCAGGAGGTATTTAGGCAGTTCAAGCTGATTGTAAG aCAACAGGAAGGTGAAGTGGAAACCAGATTACGAAGCAAGTATGTTCTGATAGACAAAAACGACTTTGCTGCtattgctgctgctcagaag TTGGGTATAGTTGATGTGGATCACCATTTGTTGAAGAGACGAGATGTGGAGACCAGACCTACCCCAGTTTCACCCAAACCTGatgagaagaagaagaaattcaggACAAGCAGTGAGCAGTTCAA gaaggaaggaactaaaagcttcttttctgggagagaccaggctgctcacttACCATCAAAAAGTCAGGTAGTCATTCCCACCAAGAATTTGGatgtgaaagagaaagcaaggaatGAGGATACAGCAAAAAATGATGCACAGCCCTCAAAGCCAGTCTCTGAGGAGATTTCCCAGCGGCCCAG CTCCCCTCCATCCAGGGCAGTGGCATTTGAGCAATTTAAGGAGGAGTGTGGAAGTGAGATCAACAGGATctttaaagagaacaaaagcatcCTCCTCGccaggaggaagagaagcagtACGGTTGCCCGGAGGATCAACACCATCAAACAGGAAATGGAGGACATCAAAAAGGCTCTGGAGGCTCAGAGGCAGGAGCGGTCGCAGCAGG GAGAGTATGTTGATGAGAAAGGACGCCTCATCATTGATGAGAAGGAGTTTTTACTCATCATGAAGCTAAAGGACCTGAAGGAAGAGTACAGATGTAGCTATGCTGAACTGCAGGACCTGAAGGCAGAAATCCAGTACTGCCAGCACCTGGTGGACCGGTGCAGGAACAAACTCATCTCAG AGTTTGAGATCTGGTACAGTGAGTCTTTCCTCATCCCCACGTATGTGCAGAATGCCCTGAAGCCCAGTGGCAACATCAGACCTGGAATGATTCCCATAAACAGAGTGATGTGCCTG